One part of the Nostoc sp. PCC 7120 = FACHB-418 genome encodes these proteins:
- a CDS encoding aldo/keto reductase, producing METTQLGKTGVFVSAIGLGGMPMSIYNRPPESDSIQVIHRALDLGITFIDTADSYCKDESDKHHNERLIHKALSTYAGDTSQVVVATKGGLMRPNESWTRNGNPEHLRQTIRVSFEALGGEKPIDVWQYHSPDPEYTIAESLTPVKEAVEAGLIRFVGVSNFSVEQIKQARDVVDIVSVQNQYSPWERQPEKDGVLQYCEQEKLTFLPWSPFGGRRRHQDLQDIPAIAQLAKAKGVSVYSIVLAWLRAKSPAILPIPGASKISSIEDSVSAVNVQLSDEEVQKI from the coding sequence ATGGAAACTACACAGCTAGGAAAAACAGGTGTATTTGTCAGCGCCATTGGTTTGGGTGGAATGCCAATGTCGATATATAATCGACCACCAGAATCAGATTCAATTCAAGTTATCCACCGTGCTTTAGATTTAGGGATTACATTTATTGACACTGCCGATTCTTATTGTAAGGATGAGTCAGACAAGCACCACAATGAAAGACTCATCCACAAAGCACTTAGCACTTATGCGGGTGATACTAGCCAAGTGGTTGTGGCGACGAAAGGCGGCTTAATGCGTCCTAATGAAAGTTGGACACGCAACGGGAATCCAGAACATCTGCGTCAAACTATCCGCGTTAGTTTTGAGGCGTTGGGTGGTGAAAAACCGATTGATGTTTGGCAATACCACTCTCCAGACCCAGAATATACAATTGCAGAATCCTTGACACCTGTGAAAGAAGCTGTGGAAGCAGGTTTGATTCGATTTGTGGGAGTTTCTAATTTTTCTGTGGAACAAATTAAGCAAGCACGGGATGTGGTGGATATTGTCTCAGTGCAGAATCAATACAGTCCTTGGGAAAGACAGCCAGAAAAAGACGGTGTTTTGCAGTATTGTGAACAAGAAAAACTAACTTTTTTACCTTGGAGTCCCTTTGGAGGTCGTCGTCGCCATCAAGATTTACAGGATATTCCCGCGATCGCCCAATTAGCCAAAGCCAAAGGTGTATCTGTATACTCGATAGTATTGGCCTGGTTACGCGCCAAATCCCCGGCAATTTTGCCCATCCCCGGCGCAAGCAAAATTTCCAGCATCGAAGATTCAGTCAGTGCTGTAAATG
- a CDS encoding thermonuclease family protein, with the protein MALLELILLLATIVGVVDGKTITVKNETGQTATVRLACIDIPKTAKQKYHLAAKQKLRQLLPSRTPVVVRVIRPDSKDMAFGEVYVDNRSINLRLVAEGDAVVDQASLEVCEETKTQYLIAEANAKNKRLGLWQQLNPAITKQTSR; encoded by the coding sequence ATGGCTTTACTTGAGCTAATTTTATTACTGGCTACTATCGTAGGTGTAGTAGACGGCAAAACCATCACAGTTAAAAATGAGACCGGGCAAACGGCTACAGTCAGACTAGCCTGTATTGATATACCCAAGACAGCTAAACAAAAGTATCATCTGGCTGCTAAACAGAAACTCCGACAATTACTACCATCACGTACCCCTGTTGTCGTTAGAGTTATCAGACCGGATAGTAAAGATATGGCTTTTGGTGAAGTGTATGTAGATAATCGCTCTATCAATCTGCGTTTAGTAGCAGAGGGTGACGCTGTGGTTGATCAAGCATCTCTCGAAGTTTGCGAAGAGACAAAAACACAATACCTCATCGCTGAAGCCAATGCTAAAAATAAACGCCTGGGATTATGGCAACAGTTAAATCCAGCAATTACTAAACAGACATCAAGATAA
- a CDS encoding Tab2/Atab2 family RNA-binding protein, with the protein MTLVWQADFYRSPRQDLDGKILWELLICDVNRGFEYTATCPQSEANSSWLTTQIQLAAGEKLPDIIQVFRPQSLSLIEAAGRNLGINVEPQRQTPALKQWLQEKQYSIAIDKPPPTPLPDNLWGDEWRFASIQAGDIVDLFSDRPIPILSLPEPLKPINLGLASTVAIPGVVIYGGKRSLNLARWIAQTRPVALNYIAGAPDGLILEAGLVDRWILVTFEDAEVTAAAKVYEQRQKQSRGLHFLLVQPDDSGMTYTGFWLLQAI; encoded by the coding sequence ATGACTCTGGTTTGGCAAGCAGATTTTTATCGCAGTCCTCGGCAAGATTTAGATGGAAAAATCTTGTGGGAGTTATTAATTTGTGATGTAAATCGTGGTTTCGAGTATACGGCGACTTGTCCCCAGTCAGAAGCTAATTCTAGTTGGTTGACTACCCAAATTCAATTAGCAGCAGGTGAAAAACTACCAGATATTATCCAAGTTTTTCGCCCCCAGTCTTTGAGTTTGATTGAGGCGGCTGGACGCAATTTGGGGATTAATGTCGAACCGCAACGCCAAACCCCAGCTTTGAAACAATGGTTACAAGAAAAGCAATATTCCATAGCAATAGATAAGCCACCACCTACACCGTTACCGGACAACTTATGGGGCGATGAGTGGCGCTTTGCTAGTATCCAAGCTGGTGACATCGTGGATTTGTTTAGCGATCGCCCAATTCCCATTTTATCTTTACCAGAACCCCTCAAACCAATTAATTTAGGCTTGGCATCAACAGTGGCGATTCCTGGTGTGGTAATTTATGGTGGTAAGCGATCGCTAAATCTAGCTAGATGGATTGCCCAAACCCGCCCAGTAGCCTTGAATTATATTGCCGGTGCGCCCGATGGTTTGATACTAGAAGCTGGTTTGGTGGATAGATGGATTTTAGTTACTTTTGAAGATGCAGAAGTAACGGCGGCTGCAAAAGTTTATGAACAACGTCAAAAACAAAGTCGGGGATTACATTTTTTATTAGTACAGCCTGATGATTCAGGTATGACTTACACTGGCTTTTGGTTGTTGCAAGCAATATGA
- a CDS encoding P-II family nitrogen regulator, with amino-acid sequence MKKVEAIIRPFKLDEVKIALVNAGIVGMTVSEVRGFGRQKGQTERYRGSEYTVEFLQKLKVEIVVEDNQVDMVVDKIIAAARTGEIGDGKIFISPVEQVIRIRTGEKNTEAV; translated from the coding sequence ATGAAAAAAGTAGAAGCTATTATCCGCCCATTTAAGCTAGATGAAGTGAAAATCGCTTTAGTCAACGCGGGTATTGTGGGTATGACTGTTTCTGAAGTCCGGGGTTTTGGACGGCAGAAAGGACAGACAGAACGCTATCGCGGCTCTGAGTACACTGTGGAGTTTCTGCAAAAACTGAAGGTGGAGATTGTAGTTGAAGATAACCAAGTTGATATGGTTGTTGACAAAATCATTGCTGCTGCTCGTACAGGCGAAATCGGTGATGGTAAAATCTTTATCTCACCTGTAGAACAAGTAATTCGGATTCGTACTGGAGAGAAGAATACAGAAGCCGTGTAA
- the gloA gene encoding lactoylglutathione lyase, producing MRLLHTMLRVGNLEESLKFYCDVLGMKLLRKKDYPGGEFTLAFIGYGDESDNTVIELTYNWGVEKYELGNAYGHIALGVDDIYATCESIKTQGGKVVREPGPMKHGSTVIAFVEDPDGYKIELIQLSNQGATVKQDSSEQLVKQG from the coding sequence ATGCGTTTACTACATACAATGCTACGGGTGGGTAACCTGGAAGAGTCTTTGAAATTCTACTGTGATGTCCTGGGCATGAAGTTACTACGGAAAAAGGATTACCCAGGAGGAGAATTTACCCTAGCTTTTATTGGCTACGGCGATGAGAGTGATAACACAGTTATAGAACTAACCTACAATTGGGGAGTAGAGAAGTACGAATTAGGTAATGCTTACGGTCATATTGCTCTTGGTGTAGATGATATTTATGCCACCTGTGAGTCTATTAAAACTCAGGGCGGTAAGGTGGTTAGGGAACCAGGGCCAATGAAGCATGGCTCGACTGTGATTGCTTTCGTCGAAGACCCAGATGGATACAAGATAGAACTAATCCAGTTGAGTAATCAAGGCGCGACAGTGAAACAAGATTCATCAGAACAGCTAGTGAAACAGGGTTAG
- the clpB gene encoding ATP-dependent chaperone ClpB: protein MQPTDPNKFTDKAWEVIVKSQDIVRAYQQQQLDVEHLILALIEDPTSLAVRILGRAEIDPIRLQQQLEAFTQRQTKVGKSDQLYLGRSLDVMLDRAEEIRERMKDGYISVEHMLLAFVDDERVGRKVLKGFNVDSAKIEASIKAVRGSQKVTDQNPESRYEALQKFGRDLTEQAKSGKLDPVIGRDDEIRRVIQVLSRRSKNNPVLIGEPGVGKTAIAEALAQRIVNGDVPESLKNRQLISLDIGSLIAGAKYRGEFEDRLKAVLREVTESNGNIVLFIDELHTVVGTGSNQQGAMDAGNLLKPMLARGELRCIGATTLDEFRKFIEKDAALERRFQQVYVDQPSVENTISILRGLKERYEVHHNVKISDSALVAAATLSARYIADRFLPDKAIDLVDEAAAQLKMEITSKPADLEAIDRRLMQLEMEKLSLAGEEKVAAPTKERLQRIELEITNLTEKQQDLNNQWQGEKQVLEAISLLKKEEDALRVQIEQAERAYDLNKAAQLKYGKLEGVQRDREAKEAKLLELQSQGSTLLREQVTEADIAEIVAKWTGIPVNRLLESERQKLLQLESHLHQRVIGQQEAVEAVSAAIRRARAGMKDPNRPIGSFLFMGPTGVGKTELARALAQFLFDADDALVRLDMSEYMEKHSVSRLVGAPPGYVGYEEGGQLSEAVRRHPYSVVLLDEVEKAHPDVFNILLQVLDDGRITDSQGRTVDFRNTVIVMTSNIGSEHILDVSGDDTQYETMRNRVMDALRSHFRPEFLNRVDDTILFHALSRSEMSHIIRIQLKRVESLLRDQKISFEISPAACDFLVEKGYDPVYGARPLKRAIQREIENPLATKILENTFISGDTIYIDQDENGLSFTNKAPVKVSVTQITT, encoded by the coding sequence ATGCAGCCTACAGATCCCAATAAATTTACTGATAAAGCCTGGGAAGTCATTGTCAAATCTCAGGATATAGTTCGTGCATATCAACAACAACAACTAGACGTTGAACATTTAATTCTTGCTCTGATAGAAGATCCTACTAGTTTAGCTGTGCGGATTTTGGGTCGCGCAGAAATTGACCCGATTCGCTTACAACAGCAATTAGAAGCTTTTACCCAGCGTCAAACCAAAGTAGGCAAAAGTGACCAACTTTACCTCGGTCGTAGCTTGGATGTTATGCTTGACCGCGCCGAGGAAATTAGGGAGCGGATGAAGGATGGCTACATTTCTGTAGAACATATGCTCCTAGCTTTTGTGGATGATGAACGTGTTGGTAGGAAGGTACTCAAAGGTTTTAATGTAGACAGTGCCAAGATAGAAGCAAGTATCAAAGCCGTTCGTGGTAGCCAAAAAGTGACAGACCAAAACCCAGAATCCCGCTATGAAGCATTACAGAAATTTGGTAGGGATTTAACAGAACAGGCAAAGTCGGGTAAGTTAGACCCAGTGATTGGACGAGATGACGAAATTCGTCGGGTAATTCAGGTGTTATCTCGTCGGAGTAAAAATAATCCCGTCTTGATTGGTGAACCTGGGGTGGGTAAGACAGCGATCGCTGAAGCTTTGGCACAGCGTATAGTTAATGGGGATGTCCCGGAATCTCTGAAAAACCGTCAATTAATCTCTCTCGATATCGGTAGTTTGATTGCTGGGGCAAAATATCGGGGTGAATTTGAAGACCGATTAAAAGCCGTCCTCCGGGAAGTTACGGAATCAAACGGTAATATTGTATTATTTATTGATGAACTACATACCGTCGTCGGCACTGGTTCCAACCAACAAGGGGCAATGGATGCAGGTAACTTGCTCAAACCCATGCTGGCAAGGGGTGAGTTGCGGTGTATTGGGGCGACAACTTTAGATGAGTTTCGTAAATTCATTGAAAAAGACGCAGCTTTAGAACGACGTTTTCAACAGGTGTACGTAGACCAACCGAGTGTGGAAAATACAATCTCCATTTTGCGCGGGTTGAAGGAACGCTACGAAGTCCATCACAATGTGAAAATTTCCGATTCCGCACTAGTAGCCGCAGCAACTTTATCAGCTCGTTACATTGCTGACCGCTTCCTACCAGATAAAGCCATTGATTTAGTCGATGAAGCCGCAGCCCAATTAAAAATGGAAATCACTTCCAAACCAGCAGACTTGGAAGCCATTGACCGCCGCTTGATGCAGCTAGAAATGGAAAAGCTCTCCTTGGCGGGAGAGGAGAAAGTAGCAGCGCCTACTAAGGAACGTTTGCAGCGAATTGAGTTAGAAATCACCAATTTAACTGAAAAACAGCAGGATTTAAACAATCAATGGCAAGGTGAAAAGCAGGTACTAGAAGCCATTAGTTTGTTAAAGAAAGAAGAAGACGCTTTAAGGGTGCAGATTGAGCAAGCAGAACGGGCTTACGATTTGAATAAAGCGGCGCAGTTGAAGTATGGCAAACTAGAAGGAGTACAGCGCGATCGCGAAGCTAAAGAAGCGAAACTCTTAGAACTACAAAGTCAAGGTTCTACCTTGTTGCGTGAACAAGTCACCGAAGCCGACATCGCCGAAATCGTCGCTAAGTGGACAGGTATCCCCGTAAATCGTCTGTTGGAATCAGAACGGCAAAAACTCCTACAACTCGAAAGCCACTTACATCAACGGGTGATAGGACAACAGGAAGCCGTGGAAGCAGTATCAGCCGCTATTCGTCGCGCCCGTGCGGGAATGAAAGACCCCAACCGTCCCATCGGTTCATTTCTATTTATGGGGCCGACTGGTGTAGGTAAAACCGAACTCGCCCGCGCTTTAGCCCAGTTCCTCTTTGACGCTGATGATGCTTTGGTGCGCTTGGATATGTCTGAGTACATGGAAAAACATTCTGTCTCCCGCTTAGTTGGCGCGCCTCCTGGTTATGTAGGCTACGAAGAAGGTGGGCAACTTTCCGAAGCAGTCCGCCGACATCCTTATTCTGTGGTGTTATTGGATGAAGTCGAAAAAGCACACCCCGATGTGTTCAATATTTTATTGCAAGTATTAGATGATGGGAGAATTACTGATTCCCAAGGCAGAACAGTAGATTTTCGTAATACCGTCATTGTCATGACCAGTAACATCGGTAGCGAACATATTTTAGACGTTTCCGGTGATGATACCCAGTATGAGACAATGCGAAATCGGGTCATGGATGCCTTGCGATCGCACTTCCGCCCCGAATTTCTCAACCGTGTTGATGATACAATTCTTTTCCACGCCCTCAGCCGTTCTGAGATGAGCCACATCATCCGCATTCAACTAAAACGAGTGGAAAGTCTCCTCAGAGATCAAAAAATCTCCTTTGAAATCTCTCCAGCCGCCTGTGATTTCCTCGTAGAAAAAGGCTATGACCCAGTTTACGGCGCACGTCCCCTAAAACGAGCCATTCAGAGAGAAATCGAAAACCCCCTCGCCACCAAAATCTTAGAAAATACCTTTATCTCCGGTGACACCATTTACATAGACCAAGATGAAAACGGTTTAAGTTTCACTAACAAAGCACCAGTAAAAGTTTCGGTAACACAAATCACAACCTAG
- the htpG gene encoding molecular chaperone HtpG, which translates to MLEQGTISIHTENIFPIIKKSLYSDHQIFLRELVSNAVDAIQKLKMVSRAGEYAGVVDEPEIQLAIDKDKKTLSITDNGIGMTAEEVKKYINQVAFSSAEEFIHKYQGKSDQPIIGHFGLGFYSSFMVAQKVEIDTLSYQEGAQAVHWSCDGSPEFTLEESSRTTIGTTITLTLLPDEEEYLESARVKNLVKTYCDFMPVPIKLDGEVLNRQKAPWRESPSNLTKEDYLEFYRYLYPFQEEPLLWVHLNTDYPFIINGILYFPKMRPDVDVTKGQIKLFCNQVFVSDNCEEIIPQFLVPMRGVIDSTDIPLNVSRSALQGDRTVRKIGDYIAKKVGDRLKELYRDDREQYISAWKDLSTFVKFGVLNDEKFKKQVEDIIIFRSTVKWEQPAETPAVEVQSQEGDVWQDITPSPDSPTPGLPYTTLKEYLERNKERHENRVFYSTDEATQATYIELHKNQGLEVLFLDSFIDTHFINFLEQEYQDVKFTRVDSDLDNTLLEQDKAGEIVDPTTNKTKSEIIKELFEKSLNKPKVNIRTEALKSDDPQGTPPAIVLLPEFLRRMREMTAMMQQQNADFPEDHILLVNTAHPLIQNLVNLNQGAIIQGDGESTTNPLVNLICQHVYDLALMSQKGFDAEGMKSFVERSNDVLTKLTQQAKN; encoded by the coding sequence ATGCTAGAGCAAGGCACCATCAGTATTCATACTGAGAATATTTTCCCAATTATCAAGAAATCCCTCTACTCAGACCATCAAATTTTCCTGCGGGAACTAGTCTCTAACGCTGTAGATGCTATCCAAAAGCTGAAAATGGTATCCCGTGCGGGAGAATATGCAGGAGTAGTTGATGAACCAGAGATTCAACTCGCCATCGACAAAGATAAAAAAACCCTGTCCATCACCGATAACGGTATCGGGATGACAGCAGAAGAAGTCAAAAAATATATCAACCAAGTCGCCTTTTCTAGCGCTGAAGAGTTTATTCACAAATATCAGGGAAAATCAGACCAGCCAATCATCGGTCACTTTGGACTGGGTTTCTATTCCTCCTTCATGGTGGCGCAAAAGGTAGAAATTGATACTCTCTCCTATCAAGAAGGAGCGCAAGCAGTCCACTGGAGTTGTGACGGTTCCCCAGAATTTACCCTAGAAGAATCATCCCGCACCACCATCGGGACTACCATCACCCTGACTCTGTTACCAGACGAAGAAGAATATTTAGAATCAGCGCGGGTAAAAAATCTCGTCAAGACTTATTGCGACTTCATGCCAGTACCTATCAAACTGGATGGTGAAGTATTAAACAGACAAAAAGCACCTTGGCGGGAGTCTCCCAGCAACCTGACAAAAGAAGATTATTTAGAATTTTACCGCTATCTCTATCCTTTCCAAGAAGAACCCTTACTGTGGGTGCATCTAAACACCGACTATCCCTTTATTATTAACGGGATTCTGTATTTCCCCAAAATGCGTCCTGATGTGGATGTCACCAAAGGACAAATCAAGTTATTCTGCAACCAAGTTTTCGTCAGTGATAACTGCGAAGAAATTATCCCCCAGTTCCTTGTACCCATGCGGGGCGTAATCGATAGTACGGATATTCCCCTTAACGTATCACGTAGTGCCTTACAAGGCGATCGCACCGTCCGCAAAATCGGCGATTATATAGCGAAAAAAGTCGGCGACAGACTCAAAGAACTATACCGCGACGACCGCGAACAATATATTAGTGCATGGAAAGACTTAAGCACCTTTGTCAAATTCGGTGTCCTCAACGACGAGAAATTTAAAAAGCAAGTCGAAGACATAATTATTTTCCGCAGTACCGTTAAATGGGAACAACCAGCAGAAACGCCAGCCGTTGAGGTACAGTCCCAAGAAGGAGATGTTTGGCAAGATATCACCCCTTCCCCCGACTCTCCCACACCAGGCTTACCATACACAACCCTGAAAGAATACTTAGAACGCAACAAAGAACGCCACGAAAACCGCGTATTTTACAGCACCGATGAAGCAACCCAAGCCACTTATATAGAACTACACAAAAACCAAGGCTTAGAAGTTTTATTCCTCGATTCCTTCATCGACACCCACTTTATCAACTTCCTCGAACAGGAATATCAAGATGTCAAATTTACACGGGTAGATTCTGACCTCGATAATACCTTGCTCGAACAAGACAAAGCCGGGGAAATTGTTGACCCCACCACAAATAAAACCAAGAGTGAGATCATTAAAGAGTTATTTGAGAAATCCCTCAATAAACCTAAAGTCAACATCCGCACTGAAGCACTCAAGTCTGATGATCCTCAAGGTACACCACCGGCGATCGTTCTCTTACCAGAATTTCTCCGCCGCATGAGGGAAATGACCGCCATGATGCAGCAGCAAAACGCAGATTTTCCCGAAGACCACATTTTACTAGTGAATACAGCCCATCCCCTAATTCAAAACTTGGTAAACCTCAACCAAGGTGCAATTATTCAAGGCGATGGAGAATCAACCACAAATCCCTTAGTCAACTTAATTTGTCAACACGTTTACGATTTAGCGTTAATGTCCCAGAAAGGTTTCGACGCAGAAGGAATGAAATCTTTTGTCGAACGTTCCAACGACGTATTAACCAAGCTGACCCAACAAGCCAAAAATTAG
- a CDS encoding Crp/Fnr family transcriptional regulator yields MQTEVFSDIFPLLSTATPQTLEWLLNIAIDHEYPTGRAVLMEDAWGNAVYFVVSGWVKVRRTCGDDSVALAILGRGDFFGEMAILDESPRSTDVIALSPVKLLSISRERFIQILFKDPQLHHRMLQLMVRRLRQINQRLQIRSSPPAVKLAHTLVSLGESYGQESTQGREIFNIPFKDLAEVTEIGVEETSKIMDKLHDKGWIKIDSTNNIIYLINFKQLLNLAGKV; encoded by the coding sequence ATGCAAACTGAGGTTTTTAGTGATATTTTCCCCTTATTGAGTACAGCCACTCCACAAACCTTAGAATGGCTACTCAATATTGCAATTGATCATGAATATCCCACTGGTAGAGCAGTTTTAATGGAAGATGCCTGGGGTAATGCAGTTTATTTCGTTGTATCTGGATGGGTAAAAGTTCGGCGCACCTGTGGAGATGATTCGGTAGCTTTAGCAATTTTAGGAAGGGGTGATTTTTTTGGAGAAATGGCGATTTTAGATGAATCTCCTCGCTCAACAGATGTAATTGCTCTTTCACCAGTCAAGTTACTCAGTATTTCTAGAGAACGTTTTATTCAAATTTTATTTAAAGACCCACAATTGCATCATAGAATGCTGCAATTAATGGTGCGACGATTACGACAAATTAACCAACGGTTACAAATCCGTTCTTCACCACCTGCTGTGAAATTAGCTCATACCTTAGTTAGTTTGGGTGAGAGCTATGGTCAAGAATCTACACAAGGTAGGGAAATTTTTAATATCCCTTTTAAGGACTTAGCAGAGGTTACAGAAATCGGTGTTGAAGAAACTAGCAAAATTATGGATAAATTGCACGATAAAGGGTGGATAAAAATTGACAGTACTAATAATATTATCTATCTGATAAATTTCAAACAATTGCTGAATTTAGCGGGAAAAGTCTAA
- a CDS encoding M61 family metallopeptidase has protein sequence MTEATAPRIDIGVQDTVPTINYLVAMPQPETHLFEVSLQIVNYSSPILDLRMPVWTPGSYLVREYAKNLQDFTAFAGDKILPWRKISKNHWQINKGDVSEVTVRYRIFANELSVRTNHLDATHGYFNGAALFFRLPGWENLPICVTVIPPYPQWRVTTPLPTIGEQSNTFYAADFDTLVDSPFEIGEHQLYHFEVLGKPHELAIWGQGNCQVQQLIRDTQKIIQIEAQMFGGLPYERYVFLLHLFAQAYGGLEHKNSCSLIYQRFGFRSQDKYERFIQLLAHEFFHLWNVKRIRPQALEVFNYDQENYTPSLWFCEGTTSYYDLLIPLRAGIYDAKTYLNYWSKEISRLITTPGRKVQPLSESSFDAWIKLYRPDTNTGNSQVSYYLKGEMISLLLDLLIRARYRNQRSLDDVMRQMWQKFGQAEIGYTPEQLQAVIESVAGVDLTDFFARYIDGTEELPFNQYLEPFGLHLVAEREEEPYLGVKVNTENGREMIKFVEAGSPAQMAGIDAGDELLAIAGIKITAHQLSDRLKDYQANDTIQVTVFHQDELRTYPVKLGTPRPTKYQLLAIQNPNATQQENFAAWLGAAISTVS, from the coding sequence ATGACTGAAGCGACAGCACCTCGTATCGATATTGGCGTTCAGGACACCGTGCCGACGATTAATTATTTGGTGGCAATGCCCCAACCAGAGACGCATCTATTTGAGGTGAGTTTGCAAATCGTAAACTATTCATCACCAATTCTTGACTTAAGAATGCCGGTGTGGACACCAGGATCATATTTGGTGCGAGAGTACGCCAAGAATTTACAAGATTTTACTGCTTTTGCAGGAGATAAAATTTTACCTTGGCGGAAAATCAGTAAAAACCACTGGCAAATCAATAAAGGTGATGTTTCAGAAGTAACGGTGCGTTACCGCATTTTTGCAAACGAACTATCAGTGCGGACAAATCATTTAGATGCTACCCACGGTTATTTTAATGGGGCAGCATTGTTTTTTAGACTACCAGGATGGGAAAACTTACCAATTTGTGTTACTGTCATACCACCGTATCCCCAATGGCGGGTAACTACTCCTTTACCTACAATTGGTGAGCAATCTAATACTTTTTATGCTGCTGATTTTGATACCCTTGTAGATAGTCCTTTTGAGATTGGTGAACACCAGTTATATCACTTTGAGGTGTTAGGGAAACCTCATGAATTGGCGATCTGGGGACAAGGAAATTGTCAAGTACAGCAGCTAATTAGGGATACCCAAAAAATTATCCAAATAGAAGCACAGATGTTTGGCGGATTGCCTTATGAGCGATACGTCTTTTTGCTGCATTTATTTGCTCAAGCGTACGGTGGTTTGGAGCATAAAAATAGCTGTTCTTTGATTTATCAGCGTTTTGGTTTTCGCTCCCAAGATAAGTATGAACGCTTCATTCAATTACTAGCCCATGAGTTCTTCCATCTATGGAATGTCAAGCGAATTCGTCCCCAAGCTTTAGAGGTATTTAACTACGACCAAGAAAATTACACACCATCTCTGTGGTTCTGTGAGGGAACTACCAGTTATTACGATCTACTGATTCCTTTACGAGCAGGCATTTATGATGCAAAGACTTATTTAAATTACTGGAGTAAGGAGATAAGTAGGTTAATTACGACACCAGGGCGGAAAGTACAACCACTTTCTGAGTCGAGTTTCGATGCTTGGATTAAACTTTATCGCCCAGATACAAATACTGGTAATTCGCAAGTCTCCTATTATTTGAAGGGAGAAATGATATCTTTGCTACTAGATTTGCTGATTAGAGCGCGGTATCGTAATCAGCGATCGCTTGATGATGTGATGCGTCAAATGTGGCAAAAATTTGGTCAAGCTGAAATTGGCTACACTCCAGAACAATTACAGGCGGTGATCGAATCGGTGGCTGGAGTTGATTTGACGGATTTCTTCGCACGCTATATTGATGGCACAGAAGAATTGCCGTTTAATCAGTACTTAGAACCTTTTGGCTTGCATTTGGTAGCAGAGAGAGAAGAAGAACCTTACTTAGGGGTGAAAGTAAACACGGAAAATGGTCGAGAGATGATTAAATTTGTCGAGGCTGGTTCGCCTGCCCAAATGGCAGGAATTGACGCAGGTGATGAGTTGCTGGCTATTGCAGGCATCAAGATCACAGCCCATCAATTGAGCGATCGCCTTAAAGACTATCAAGCCAATGATACTATCCAGGTAACAGTTTTTCACCAAGATGAGCTGCGTACCTATCCTGTAAAGCTAGGGACACCACGTCCTACCAAGTATCAGCTACTGGCGATACAGAATCCTAACGCGACGCAGCAAGAAAACTTTGCCGCGTGGTTGGGTGCTGCCATCTCTACTGTTAGTTGA
- the apcB gene encoding allophycocyanin subunit beta, with translation MRDAVTSLIKNYDVAGRYFDRNAIDTLKDYFDSGTARVQAAAAINSNAAALVKQAGSKLFEELPELIRPGGNAYTTRRLAACLRDMDYYLRYATYALVAGNTNVLDERVLQGLRETYNSLGVPIGPTVRGVQILKDLVKEQVAGAGIANTTFVEEPFDHITRELSERDV, from the coding sequence ATGCGCGATGCAGTAACAAGCTTAATTAAGAATTATGACGTAGCTGGTCGGTATTTTGACCGAAATGCGATCGATACCCTCAAAGATTATTTTGATAGTGGTACGGCTCGTGTCCAAGCAGCAGCCGCGATTAACTCCAATGCAGCTGCACTGGTCAAACAAGCAGGTTCTAAGTTGTTTGAAGAACTGCCAGAGTTAATTCGCCCCGGTGGTAATGCCTACACTACTCGTCGTCTGGCAGCTTGTTTACGAGATATGGACTACTATCTGCGCTACGCTACTTATGCACTGGTTGCTGGTAATACCAATGTTTTAGATGAGCGGGTGCTGCAAGGCTTGCGGGAAACTTACAATTCTTTGGGTGTACCCATTGGCCCTACAGTTCGCGGTGTACAAATTCTCAAGGATTTGGTCAAGGAACAAGTTGCAGGTGCAGGTATTGCCAACACCACTTTTGTTGAGGAGCCATTTGACCATATTACTCGTGAATTAAGCGAGCGGGATGTTTAA